GGTCGAAGAAGCTCAAAAATACGGCAAAGTTACTATAACTGATGACCTAAATCAAGCCGCTGTCAATGCCGATGTTATCTATACAGATGTATTTTTTAGCATGGGACAGCAGAAAGACGAAAAGAAGTATAAGGCACTCATGCCCTATCAAATTAATCAAAGTATTATGCAAAAAGCAAAAAAGGAAGCTGTCTTTATGCATTGCCTACCCGCTCATCGCGGAGAAGAAGTAACAGCAGATGTAATAGATTCGCCTGCTAGCGTAGTTTTTGAACAGGCAGAAAACAGAATGCATGTTCAAAAGGCGATCATGACACTTTTGATGAAGGACTAAATATGCTTG
This genomic window from Clostridia bacterium contains:
- a CDS encoding ornithine carbamoyltransferase, coding for VEEAQKYGKVTITDDLNQAAVNADVIYTDVFFSMGQQKDEKKYKALMPYQINQSIMQKAKKEAVFMHCLPAHRGEEVTADVIDSPASVVFEQAENRMHVQKAIMTLLMKD